One region of Marivirga arenosa genomic DNA includes:
- a CDS encoding tetratricopeptide repeat protein, with the protein MNQLFRVFIIAFITVFSFSFAEAQSKKASEFIENGIKKFENKEYMEAIVSFNEAIKLDENAYQAYYMRGNIKQKFADVHGAMKDYNKAIEANAEFSEAYFERGNIKYLLQDYYGAINDYSKTIEINENNLDAYYKRGQAKQQLEAYQDAINDCTKIIEKDKDNVDAYYLRGVLRIEYGQLSEGCLDLSKAGELGDLKAYEMIRERCNDVKCYPSEFE; encoded by the coding sequence ATGAATCAATTATTTAGAGTATTTATTATAGCCTTTATTACAGTATTCAGCTTTTCATTTGCAGAAGCTCAATCAAAAAAAGCTTCTGAATTTATTGAGAACGGAATTAAGAAGTTCGAAAATAAAGAATATATGGAAGCGATAGTAAGCTTCAATGAAGCAATAAAGCTAGATGAAAATGCTTATCAAGCCTATTATATGAGAGGTAATATTAAGCAAAAATTTGCTGATGTACATGGTGCTATGAAAGATTATAATAAAGCGATTGAGGCAAATGCTGAATTTTCAGAAGCTTATTTTGAAAGAGGTAATATAAAATACCTTCTTCAAGATTATTACGGAGCCATCAACGATTATTCAAAGACTATCGAGATAAATGAGAATAATCTAGATGCATATTATAAAAGAGGTCAGGCGAAACAGCAACTAGAAGCATACCAAGATGCAATTAATGACTGTACAAAGATCATTGAAAAAGATAAGGACAATGTAGATGCTTATTACTTAAGAGGAGTTTTAAGAATTGAATACGGTCAATTATCAGAAGGATGTTTAGACCTTAGTAAAGCTGGAGAGTTAGGGGACTTGAAAGCGTATGAGATGATCAGAGAAAGATGTAATGATGTTAAATGTTATCCATCAGAATTTGAATAA